A window from Fragaria vesca subsp. vesca linkage group LG5, FraVesHawaii_1.0, whole genome shotgun sequence encodes these proteins:
- the LOC101315435 gene encoding RNA-binding protein squid-like encodes MAYQPLPGRNSVSSSSSGASGFHFINSSPFGDTTYTKLFVGGLAWETQSDTMGRYFEQFGQILEAVVISDKNTGRSKGYGFVTFQEPEAAARACADPTPVIDGRRANCNLASLRRPRPPMSYVRTGPASPYIGSMQATRGAYVGAYGYQQPLPYNYQQPMMFPPYGYATYGPEYVYSQGAHNSYAGQQYVPIYGVPGTVNPVYSYAQLGQTIPGGQGYPTVHRYAMPAQQMIPFVPGVNAVTTTPVPTIQAPYSAGLLIET; translated from the exons ATGGCCTACCAGCCTCTTCCGGGCCGGAACTCCGTCTCCAGCTCGAGCTCCGGCGCCTCCGGATTCCACTTCATCAACTCCTCCCCCTTCGGCGACACCACCTACACCAAGCTCTTCGTCGGCGGCCTCGCCTGGGAGACGCAGAGCGACACCATGGGCCGCTACTTCGAGCAGTTCGGCCAGATTCTTGAGGCCGTCGTCATTTCTGACAAGAACACCGGCCGATCCAAGGGCTATGGTTTC GTGACTTTCCAGGAGCCAGAGGCTGCTGCAAGGGCGTGTGCTGATCCTACTCCAGTTATTGACGGCCGCCGCGCCAATTGTAATCTGGCTTCGCTCCGGCGCCCTCGGCCGCCTATGAGTTACG TACGTACCGGACCAGCTTCTCCATACATTGGAAGCATGCAAGCTACTCGTGGGGCTTACGTCGGAGCATATGGCTACCAGCAACCTCTTCCATACAATTATCAACAACCGATGATGTTTCCTCCTTATGG CTATGCAACTTATGGGCCAGAGTATGTTTATTCACAG GGTGCTCACAATTCTTACGCGGGTCAGCAATATGTTCCGATATATGGAGTTCCAGGGACAGTTAATCCTGTGTATTCTTATGCACAACTGGGTCAAACCATCCCCGGTGGTCAGGGTTATCCAACAGTACACAGATATGCAATGCCTGCTCAGCAGATGATCCCATTTGTACCCGGTGTTAATGCAGTAACAACAACACCAGTCCCTACAATTCAAGCACCATATTCCGCAG GTCTTCTGATTGAAACGTGA